Proteins encoded within one genomic window of Halalkalicoccus subterraneus:
- a CDS encoding 6-pyruvoyl trahydropterin synthase family protein, with protein MYTVTVTTDFVAQHFLTVPDPGPEGQVHSHHYELAVECEGPELNEYGYLLDIDDLTAAIDGIEERYRDELLNDLDDFSDLNPSVEQFARIVADRLAGDLNAPKVETLRVRIHEDEIAWAAYERAI; from the coding sequence ATGTACACCGTTACCGTCACCACCGATTTCGTCGCACAGCACTTCCTCACCGTCCCCGACCCCGGTCCTGAGGGCCAGGTCCACTCGCATCACTACGAACTCGCCGTCGAGTGCGAGGGTCCCGAGCTGAACGAGTACGGCTACCTGCTCGACATCGACGACCTCACGGCCGCGATCGACGGGATCGAGGAGCGCTACCGCGACGAACTGCTCAACGACCTGGATGACTTTTCGGATCTGAACCCGAGCGTCGAGCAGTTTGCGCGGATCGTCGCCGACCGGCTCGCCGGCGATCTCAACGCCCCCAAAGTCGAAACCCTTCGCGTGAGGATCCACGAGGACGAGATCGCGTGGGCGGCCTACGAACGGGCGATCTGA